TGGCCTGCTCGGCTGCAGCTACATTCTGTTCTGGTTCCTCCTCGCCTGCGCGGCGGCGGACCGCTGGCTTCAGGAGAATCAGCAGCCGCGCATCATCAATGGAAGTGTGGCCAGGGCGGACGAGACGCGCCATCTGGTCTCCATCCGCCTTCTCCGACACGACAACAACTTCGGAAGCGGCCATATCTGCGGCGGGGCGCTGATCGCGCCCAGAAAGGTCCTGACCGCAGCCCACTGCCTGTACAAGTGAGTAGTGATCCCACCATGGGGTGACCGCTCCCTTCTGATCGGACTCATGCCAGCAGCAATCAGAGAAAGCGCTTTCGACGGGCCAGCGAGTTCGTCGTGGTCCTGGGCACGCTTAATCGCTTCGAGCACCGCAATGGCACCATCGTGTCCCAGGTGAGTTCCATGGCCTACATGCACACCTTCAGCCCGGACAGCATGCGTGACGACGTGGGCATCCTCTTTCTGCGCACCGGGCTGCCGATGTCTCCAGGCAGTGGTGTCCACCTCACTGTGGCCCCCATCCAGCTGGCTGGCCAGGTCACGCCCCCCGGCAAGCTGTGCCAGGTGGCCGGTTGGGGTCGTACGGAGCAGGTGAGTCGGATTTGTGGAGCTGTAGGAAAGCCATTGAGCACGCAGCTTATCTGACTCTTTCCCAGAGCTCCCTGTCCAACATCCTGCTGACGGCAAACGTGAGCACCATCCGGCACCAGACCTGCCGCATGATCTACAGGTCCGGCCTGCTGCCCGGGATGATGTGCGCAGGACGCCTGCAGGGCGGCACCGATTCCTGCCAAGGCGACTCCGGCGGACCGCTGGTGCACGAGGGCCGTCTGGTGGGTGTGGTCTCCTGGGGCTACGGATGCGCAGAGCCGGGACTGCCGGGTGTCTACGTGGACGTGGAGTACTACCGCCAGTGGATAGAGGGACGCAGCAGGGCTCCCTACACCAGGCTGGCTACCAGACTGCTCCTACTCCTGCCCCTGCTGATGCGGTGCTCGGGGTCGTGGCTATAGCCACCATTTCGGAATACCTGCCGGTGCTTTAGTCTATGTAGTAACTATGTTCTAAACTAAATATTCCTAATACACATACACGTACAATGTAGCGGCGACAGCTCCGAATCTGATAGCTACCGTATGCAAACCTATGTATGTAGTATCAATCGAATCACTTTTGTTACCTCGAATGCCATCCCGCAGCTATCAGTTATCTACAAATCTGGGCGGTTTCGGAAGAGTCGGATAATTATTACGACCTCTTCGTATCTTGTCGTGCAATGAAACGCTTTCCACTCAACAATCAACATTTATTTACAGCGAAACACACTTAGATTCGGAAACATGAGTCAAGGAACAAAGCAGGGTGACTTGGCCACGGGCATGGCACCTAGCAGTTGCGGCAGTTGCGCCGCGAGCAGGGCTCCTCCCGCCGGTCGTGGAGTCGCACCAGGTCCTCCGGCTGGCCGTAGGCGATGTTCGGCAGGCACCGCGACTGGGTCAGTAGCAGGGAGAACTCGCGGTTGCAGGCCGCGTTCTCGATCCGCTCCATGACGCGGCCCACCAGAAGCTCCACGGCCTCCTTGACGTTGGCCCCGGTGCAGGCGCTCGTCTCGATGTACGGCAGCCGGTAGCGTCGGCAAAGGGCCGCCACCTGGTCGCGACTCACCACGCGCAGCTGCAGCAGGTCGCACTTGTTGCCGCAGAGGACCACGTCGGGGTCCTCGGAGTAGGCGTGAGTCCGCAGCT
The Drosophila mauritiana strain mau12 chromosome X, ASM438214v1, whole genome shotgun sequence DNA segment above includes these coding regions:
- the LOC117147205 gene encoding ras-related protein Rab-27A isoform X1, with translation MTGANIDYDYLLKFLVLGDSGVGKTCLLYQYTDGRFHTQFISTVGIDFREKRLLYNSRGRRHRIHLQIWDTAGQERFRSLTTAFYRDAMGFLLIFDLTSEKSFLETANWLSQLRTHAYSEDPDVVLCGNKCDLLQLRVVSRDQVAALCRRYRLPYIETSACTGANVKEAVELLVGRVMERIENAACNREFSLLLTQSRCLPNIAYGQPEDLVRLHDRREEPCSRRNCRNC
- the LOC117148048 gene encoding trypsin alpha-3 — protein: MTRFGLLGCSYILFWFLLACAAADRWLQENQQPRIINGSVARADETRHLVSIRLLRHDNNFGSGHICGGALIAPRKVLTAAHCLYNNQRKRFRRASEFVVVLGTLNRFEHRNGTIVSQVSSMAYMHTFSPDSMRDDVGILFLRTGLPMSPGSGVHLTVAPIQLAGQVTPPGKLCQVAGWGRTEQSSLSNILLTANVSTIRHQTCRMIYRSGLLPGMMCAGRLQGGTDSCQGDSGGPLVHEGRLVGVVSWGYGCAEPGLPGVYVDVEYYRQWIEGRSRAPYTRLATRLLLLLPLLMRCSGSWL